CCTTCGAGGATCTGGCCCTTCTCCAGCTTGCTGATGAGCTCGGCACGCTTGGCTTCCTGCTCGGCCTCGAGGAGCGCCTTGTGGGAAACGACGACGTTGCGGAACTCCTGGTTGATCTTGACGATCTTGCAGTCGATGTTCTGGTTGACGAACTGGTCGTAGTCGCGGATCGGCTTGATGTCGATCTGGCTGCCCGGCAGGAAGGCCTCGATGCCGAACACGTCGACGATCATACCGCCCTTCGTGCGGGTCTTGACGAAGCCCTTGACGATCTCGTCGTTCTCGAAAGCCTCGTTGACTCTATCCCAAGACTTGAGGGTACGGGCCTTGCGGTGGGAAAGCACCAGCTGGCCCTTCTTGTCCTCAGCGGACTCGACATACACTTCCACCTTGTCGCCGACCTTGATGTCGGGATCATAGCGGAACTCGGACACGGGGATGACGCCCTCGCTCTTGCCGCCGATGGTGACGACGACCTCGCGCTTGGTGACGGCGGTCACCTCGCCCTCGACCACGTCGTTCTCGACGACCTTGGAGAGGGTGGCGGCGTAAGCCTCCTCGATGGACTTCTTGTCGGTGTTGCCGTAGACATCACCGCCCTCGAAGGCATCCCAATCGAAGTCCTCCGGCTTCACGGATGCGTTCATCCGGATAGCGGAAGCCTTGGTTTCTTTTACTTCATTCTTAATTTCTTCCATGTTGTGAAATAAAAAACAAACTAGTAGTTAAACAATATTTACATCCCGCACGACCGGCAAAGCCGGAAAACGGGCCCGCAAAGTTAGCAAATATTTCTGATTTTCACTACCTTTGCATACCAGTTTTGCAAAAAATGTATTCTACCGAGAAATATCCTTCCCAGGTCCTCCAGGAGGCCGTCGAGGCCATCGGCTCGCTGCCGGGCGTCGGCTCGCGCAGCGCCCTGCGCCTCGCCCTGCACCTGCTGGGCCAGCCCGCCGACAGCGTCCACCGTTTCGCGGCCGCCATCAACCGCCTGGCCGACGACGTGCACTATTGCCATATCTGCCAGATGGTCGCGGACGCGGACACCTGCTCGATCTGCGCCGACCGCACGCGCGACGCCCGCACCATCTGCGTGGTGGAGAGCGTGCGCGATGTGATGAGCATCGAGGCCACGGGCCAGTACCGCGGCGTCTATCACGTCCTGGGCGGCATCATCTCCCCCATCGACGGCGTCGGCCCGTCCGACCTGCACATCCGGGAGCTGGTGGAGCGCATCGACCGCATCCACGAGGAGGACGCCGCCACGGCCGACCTGCCGGGCGGCGGCGACCTGCCCGCCGGCGAGCTCGAAGTCATCCTCGCGCTGAGCGGCGACGTGGAGGGCGAGACGACGGCGCTCTACATCTACCGGCAGATCGAGGGCAAGGGCGCGAAGGTCTCCACGCTGGCCCGCGGCCTCGGCTTCGGCGACGACCTCGAGTACGCCGACGCCCTCACGCTCGGCCGCTCGCTGACCGGCCGGCAGCCGTTCCGGCCCTGACGCCGGGGCGTGAACCAAAATCAAACGACTCCTCTCCAAAAATGGACGTCCGCACCTTCGCGGAGACGCCGGATGAAGGGAAGTTGAAAAGGAATTGAACCAAAAACGAAAAGACCCACGTGTCTTGTATACTGCCCCGCGGTGACTCCCGCGGGGTTTTTTCTGTTTGCGAAGTTTTGCCCTGTAATCAGTGACTTGCAATTGCATCGTTTTGAAAAAAGATTGAAAAAGAGCCCGGCCTTTATTTCA
This Bacteroidales bacterium WCE2004 DNA region includes the following protein-coding sequences:
- a CDS encoding DNA replication and repair protein RecR encodes the protein MYSTEKYPSQVLQEAVEAIGSLPGVGSRSALRLALHLLGQPADSVHRFAAAINRLADDVHYCHICQMVADADTCSICADRTRDARTICVVESVRDVMSIEATGQYRGVYHVLGGIISPIDGVGPSDLHIRELVERIDRIHEEDAATADLPGGGDLPAGELEVILALSGDVEGETTALYIYRQIEGKGAKVSTLARGLGFGDDLEYADALTLGRSLTGRQPFRP